Below is a window of Phyllopteryx taeniolatus isolate TA_2022b chromosome 16, UOR_Ptae_1.2, whole genome shotgun sequence DNA.
TTACCCCTATTtggtggacaaaaaaaaccaaacctgTGTGCTTGGCCTCAGAAAACTGCAGTCTGTGTGTGCTAAAAGTGTGCCTGTTTGTAAAGCTTTCCACGCGACGCCCAACGTGTacaagaggaagagcaaagagatcCGAATGGAGACGGATCCGTGCGGCGCCGACTGCTTCCTGCTGCAGGTGCGCGCCGTACGGTCGCAAAGTCTCCTGTGACCGCGTGTCGCTAACGTTTCTCCTCGTCCGCATTCTCCTCTCCGGTGAAGAAAGGGGCGAAAGAGTTTGTGGATCAGAACATGTTGCGCTTGCAGAGGTTTCGGAAGAGGcgcaagcagcagcagcagcagcgtccCGCCGGCGCAAGTTGCCCCGGACCGTCGGGCTTTGCCGAGGAGAGCAAAGAAGGTGAAAGCGACCATGAAACGACATCCTCTTCAGGTACAGATGTGGAGAGTGCGAGAATCCTAATGTTTTGAATTCTTTCTTTGATTCTTAAGTTATATTTGCAATAGCCGAGGGAGACTTAGTGGATGCGTTGTCCTCCTAAACTAATCCTTAAGCTTTCGAAGCAAGacccttgtttgttttgaatgatCGCCCTCCTTAAATGGCCAAAGGAGTTGAAGAGGTCATGTCCTGAACATGCTCTACCACGTTCAAGTTCCTCTTGGCCAAATcagatttttctcaaatatattcaTGAATAGTTGCGCTGCCACAGCGAGAATCTTGCTGATTTTGAAAGCTACGCAACCCGGGGCATGTGAGGTTACTCCAGGTCATCTTTTATGTCCTGCTAGTCCACTAAAGGCCGTTGGCCAGCTGCAGACGCAGTTATTTTAATAGCTGTGTGAGTCAGCGCATGACTCTGAAAGGAGCATCATTTACCATAACCTCAACCCAAAAGAacccctccttcctcctcctcttcctcccctaGCCGACTGCAGCTCTTTCGGAAGAGTGACATTTGGCAGCGGATGACGGCCTCCGAGTCAGATTGTCGTCCACGCTCTCGCCAAGCAAAATCAACAGTTTGGCGTGCCACGGCCCCAACATAAATACTTCCTCCCACTCGTCTGCTTTCATTCCTATTGACATCTTCATGCGGAGAACAGTGGGAGGCAAATAagtcaccaccaccacccccttcCCTCCCCATCATCAACATCTCACCGGAGGCCTCTCGTTCTGGAAGTCACGTGCGCCTCAGCGGACGCTCTCGCACATTTCGGGTTAATGTGTGTAAGGGGGCGGGGTGGAAAGAAACAGATTGTTGAGCAGATTAATAAAGATACTCGGTAACAGAGCATGCTGCTCCAGCAGTGCTGCATTCAGCCTGTTGCCAAGCAACATTAAGCGCGCCGGCCTCGAGCTGCGAGTGTGCGAACATGCCTTGTGTTGAGTGACCAAAACAAAGCCAATGGTTGTGCGCAAGTTCAAAAGAGCGTGTGTCACGTTTGCGCTACTGTCTTGTGTCTTGACAGTGCACAGTTTTTACTCTGTAGCATCAAATAATGGCCTCGACTCTATTAGACGACGCGCTTGAATTAATCACCAGAATTAAACAAAAGCGGCCgatgatgcttttttttaatccccacTTAGGAAAACAAATACCAGGTGACGCCACTCACTAGGTAGCTCTTCTGCCTCATTTCCACCAAGTACTCCATTTCGCTTCAGTTGACATGGGCCGTTTCTGGTGTCGAGCTGATTTCGCCGTCTTCTTTAACTCAATGCCTCATACTTTGTGCGACTGAGGAAAGACATCTAACCACTTACAGCGGAACTGTTTGGCCAAGCAACAtaccataaaaaaattaaattcttTTGTTTCTGGGTTGTTCTGTTTTCTGTTGTTCGGTTGAATCTCTGTTATGTATTAGTCATAACGTGTATCCTTAACAGCGGCATTTGTACAATTATGAATAAAAGTGAGTCATCGTTGTTTTTTGTTCCTCTGTGATAGTAaagcgcgtgcgtgcgtgcgtgtgtgtgtgcgtgtgtttacaGAGGGGAATTCGCGCTGCCAGACGCCCATCAAGCTGCGCCCGGCTGAAGACGAAGCGGAGCAGCTGGCGTGCTGCATGGCGGAGTGGAGCGGTGCGGAGGAATCGCTCTTCAGGGTGCTGCACGGCACCTACTTCAACAACTTCTGCTCCATCGCCCGCCTCATTGGCACCAAGAACTGCAAGGAGGTGAAAAGTTGTCACTGGGCGCTGCATACTATGACTTAGTCACTGGACACTATTCCCTTGAGGAAGATAATACAgtgggtcctcagtttacgatggTCCTGAAATGCAACACTTTGAGGTTAGGCACAGCGTGTGATGAACTAAATAGGTTGTAGAGCGGCAAAGAATACGTACGTGGTCAcacaaagtgtttttcatacaaatatttgctgtaattatgactttactactgcgttagcgtTCAGACTTGAGTACAAATTTAGGTTCGGAACAGACTTAAGAGGTATTTAACCGTCTCATTTTGCTAAATTATTGAATATTACATATAAGAAACgttgaattaaattaaattccTATGTGAATCCGGATAAAAGCGCAAATAGGGAAATGTTCATTGTTACAGTCTACTTGCATTGGGCCAAATGAGGCAGTGACAGATGTATTCGGTTGGCGCTGTGGTGACAATTAGCTTGTCGTGTGTGTGTAGCACGCTTTACcaccacctacaggactggaatGGAACAGTATGGCACGACATGTCCtcatttgtccaaaatgtcacAGTTCATCAGTCGCACTCCCGCTATGTTGCAatttttttgcaacaatttCTTTATGGGTATTTACtcactgtaatgccctcacgtGGGAAAGGAGTCacagtcaccgatgcacttttcagttAATTTGATGCCGGATGCATGGTGTTGCGCTTCAAGTGCAGctaaagagattttttttgtagtgctTGGATTTACAGTATCGCGCTAATCGTTCTCGCCACGTCGATAATTATGCGAGCAGTTAGTCAGCGACCATGTGGAGACGTGACTTGGTTGTAGTGAAATGACGAAAAGGTCGGAAACCGCAGCGGAGAACATTCTTCCTGCTCCTCAGTAACAGCCTCCATTGTTACTGAGCGCGTGTCCTCAAGTGGAGGCTGAAAAGCGCGTTCACAGTGGACTTCCCGGATGTTGCATAATGGCTGCGTCCGCACTGATTGCCCAATATAATTAGACGCACAGACGGCAATGTTTGCACATCGGGTGTCTGTTTTGATGTCTCGCAGGTGTACGCGTTTGCGGTGAAGGAGGCCCTCATCCATCGCGTCCCTCTGGAGGACGGAGGCATCTCTccgcagaagaagaaaaggaagcACAGGCAAGCGAGCTGCTGCTCTCATTTGCGGTTCAATACGGACATGATCGATTATCTCTGAGTAACAGACTGATGTAAAATGCGGTTAAAAGTGGATTTTGCACTGACTGTCATCATTCAGTCTGAATTTTCACGCACGACTGCAACAGTCAAACAAATTCCAACAGATTTTCTCCGCAATTAATCCCGAATCTGCGAACTGTGAGacggcagatgtcctaaccacgAATACATCGTGCTGCCCAGTTTGGAACCTTCCAcatattaaaagttaaataagcCCATAAGTCAAACGCATGCATGTCCCTCATGcattttaggcaaaaaaaagatatatagctagcataaaaataattctgcccATCTCAATAGAATAttaacttttttaaatgtgttactACTGCACAAGCTTAATGCTTAAAAGTAGATTTTTCTTATCTCTTTGATGAAACAGGTTATGGGCAAAGATTCAGCTCAAGAAAGGTATGCAtctctttcctttctttttttgttaacgCAATGCCACATCGCAGCGTGGCTATTTCTATCCATTTCCTTCTTGAGTGTTCTTGTAGTGTCTGCGCTCTGTCATTCCAGATAACACGTCCAATCAGGTGTACAACTACCAGCCGTGTGACCACCCCGATCACCCGTGTGACAGCACCTGCCCATGTGTCATCACGCAGAATTTCTGCGAGAAGTTCTGCCAGTGCGAGCATGAGTGTGAGTTCTTTTCTTTACCGCTACAGTATTTCcttttttgaaatatattttttaggcTGCTTCCTTTTCTGTACACAAAACAATATCTATAAAGGCGTGCTTACATGAGTTTAGTGTTGTAGTTGACGTTCTCCTGTTGAAAGtgataataatagtaaaaattgttttttactgtaactatttttcaaaaacttcACATGACCTTTAAtaaatttcatgtaattttatttttttcccatttcattGCGGCCCTAAGTTGAAGTCACAATGGTTCCCACAGAcagaacaaaatacagatcattTCATGccaaagttaaaaagaaaatcaaaatgacTTTGGGAATcaataaattgaataataattctttgacagaaaaaaaaccaatcaaATGGAAACACTGGttgattgcagatttttttacattctcttaaaaatgacaacaaaaagtattgtaaaataGGGCTCATGGCTTTTTTTCTCgaaatattttcaacattttctgcATGGCTTATTTTTCTCTGTGATTCTACTTGTAACGCTGCATTCAGAAGACAGAGTGCCCTCTGGCTTAAACACACGCGCCCACAGTtgaattcataataataaatgagcTTCTTGTGCACCAAAAACCCACGTCTCACTGCTGTGCGCATTCCTACAATATGGAGACGAGTTGGCAATCGGGGACAACGTAATGCAGAAAATCCAATTTTGCGTGCATGTCTTGCGATTCAGTCAGCCTCGCTTCCTCCTTCCCTCCACCCCCCAACACTCGCGCCGCCTTTTTCCCGTAGCAGCGCGGTGCTCGAGCCAAACAGGAAGTTTCAAATGTGTGCGCTCTAAAGGGCCTGGAGGGGAATCAAAGCAACATGACGCGCGATGTTCCTGATTTACAACATCAGCTCCAACGTCAGCACGATTCTGACAGCTAAGGCTAAACAATGCCACAGATGGAACATTTAAATCCAGCTCAGAATTGGAGACAACAGATGTTTTTCTTGGCCAGACATTTTGGTTATTCCCGCCCGCAGAGTGTTACGTTGCGAGCTGCAAACTTGTCTTTTGGCATATCTGCCAGCAGAGGTCCTTCCTCACTGTTAGCTCTCCGCAATGCAGGCCAGAATCGCTTCCCCGGCTGCAGGTGTAAGACCCAGTGCAACACCAAGCAGTGTCCCTGCTACCTGGCGGTGAGGGAGTGCGATCCGGACTTGTGCATGACCTGCGGCGCTGCCGACCACTGGGACAGCAAAGCGGTGTCGTGCAAGAACTGCAGCATCCAGAGGGGGCTCAAAAAGGTACGCACGACACACGGGCCTCTCGTGGTCGCCGGATCTTTCTAATTGCTAATTCTACTGGATAAATATATAAGCtcaacatcatttttttttgtttgtttttgcggccatttttcatgagctgaacaTAAAAGATCCGAGGCCAGTTGCACACCGCATGATGCAGTCGCACCCATCGCAAACAAATGACAGctatatggacgccctgaacagcaaGTCTGTATAGTCGTTTGTTGCTGCACTTACAGTATACTCTACTTTACCACATTTAGTAAACCATGCAATGATAGATTAATACTTAAGGAAGAagacagttcagtcgggttcggccgCATCGCTCAGTGTGCGGCAGCGTTAAGACTTTTtctatgtacacaaaaggcctatttctcTGAAAATACTCTTCTTCACAAATATGTCTAAAACGGTGTtggtgagcatttctcctttgctgAGATAATAcctccacctcacaggtgtggcacaTCAAGATgttgattattgcacaggtgtgccttaggctgcccacTTTAAAATGGGTTATCATTCTGATTGGCTTGCAGTTTTACTGTACTGGGGTCATCAGTGGCCATGTGCTGTGTGTGGTAAAAGTGCACATTTTAAggtggcattttatttttatacacgGATGTGTATGCATCAACAATCGATGTATTTCGGTGACATCAAGGTATAGCCGACTGGTGCGTATATGCTACATTCGCATTTGCAGATAATCCGATACTTATCGGAttgtatccacatttggaagaggtgCAGATAATCAGAGCCCATacgtttttttccacttcatgcTGCCATGACGCGTATCCCAATTGTGTGacttgagagaaaaaaaaatctgaaatgtgtCACTGGAACTTGGAACACTTTTTACTGTttggaaaaaatacatgtattttttcgGACCTGGTCTAAAGTGCAATAATTATCCATTTAATGTCAATTATATCAGTAATAGTTTCTGACAGTGATAATGTACATTTGACAGCACCTCCTGTTGGCTCCGTCGGACGTCGCCGGATGGGGCACCTTCATCAAAGAGCCTGTGCAGAAGAACGAGTTCATCTCAGAGTACTGTGGAGAGGTAAGGCCAGTTGACCAAATCAGTTGGAATGAGACACGAGCGTctcctgtatttactttttAGCATTTGGGGTTGGATGATgcggagatttattttattaaataggagactgagggcagctgCAGCATAGGGGAGGCTATGaagtagcaaaaaaaataaaaacgtcaaTGCAGCATCCAGCACAAAGGCAATAGGGTAAGCTAACATTTAGCATGGGTTTATTTTTGACGTTACTAGCCATGTATCCTCAAAaatagtgcattaaaaaaaaaaaagttttctataGAAAGGGGAAAAGACGATGACAGGTTTTGTGGGGGCTTAGCTCGTGgctataaaaaagaaaaaaaaccaggtTCGGCGACAGAAGTGCCAACAGACTTAGCTGGCTTACTAGCTTATTGCGGTCAAAGTAAAAAAGTGTGACATTTCCAACTTGCCAGCAGTCTTGAATGCACCACAGCATTCCAGTGCGGCTTAACAACCGACTCTTTGGTCGTTTCTACGTTGCAGCTCATCTCGCAGGACGAGGCGGACCGTCGAGGCAGAATCTATGACAAATACATGTCCAGCTTCCTTTTCAACCTGAACAATGGCAAGTATTCAGCCAGGCTTCCGTGGCGTCAGGTCGCCCTGTTGAAATCATTTCTAACGTTTTCCTTTCTGCAGACTTTGTCGTGGATGCCACAAGGAAGGGGAACAAAATCCGGTTTGCTAATCACTCGGTCAATCCCAACTGCTACGCCAAAGGtaataataaatgattaatCGAGTCAGGGGCGTCAAacgggggggggaaaagtggacaACTATCCAGGGGCCATTTGTGTGGCCCCAACAAATTTGACTTgtttacaaaaacctggcatctgAATAGGggcgtgtagactttttatatccagcGTAGCTGGAAAGACGTCAAAAGCAAGTGAAAGTCGAGGAGTGTTTCAAGATTTGACTTTGCGTTGGCAGTGGTGATGGTGAACGGAGACCACCGCATCGGGATCTTCGCCAAGCGGGCCATCATGCAAGGGGAAGAGCTCTTCTTCGACTACAGGTAAGAGCCAATAGGAAAATGCTGCATTAAACAGGGTGTTCCAGTTCCCTAAAAACTTGTGAATTTGAGGTCCCAAAAATGGAGGACTTTATATACACTTTATTCATCCCGAGGGGGAAATTAGATAATTAATTATCCTTAAAAGTGTCCTTAAATTCACCATCCAATGGTcttaaaatcttaattttaaaaagaagtggaactttttatttaatttgcaaGTTTCACATTTAATCTAAATTGATAAATGTAACTTGAATGTATTCAATTTTATTGTTACATGTCAATAAAAAGGTCTTAAAAAGCATTGATTGTATCTTCCTCAAACCTATTCAAATTCTTGCCTTCTAACTGCGGCTTTTCGCTTCCTCCCGCAGATACAGCCAAGCCGACGCCCTCAAATATGTCGGCATCGAGAGGGAGGTGGACATGTCTTAGCCGCCCAGCGCAatacataaatactgtatatcccgATCTTAACTTCTGCAGCCCTCCACTAGCGCCCCCTCCTTCCCGCCCCTGTCCACCTTCCCTCTGCAGCATCGCACGTTGGCTCCGTCCTCCGAAAATAGCGCCTCCAAAAAAAGCAGCCTCTCCCTCCTGGATGTTTGCAGGTGCACTTGTCCCCCTCCCCTCATCTACCCAAACGCACGCGCGTACACGCCACGCTTGTCAACCTTATACTGTTATAGTACTCCGTGATGCTAAGGGGTTTTCCTTTGTGTTCCACTCGGGCCGCACTTAGTTAGCGTACAGTGTGTCCGTTTAGTTACAGCGAGCAGTGACGTGCATGTGCTTTATCTCGGGTAAATAAAAACCAGTAATCTCGTTTAGTTGGCAATATTTCGCCTCTCTGTGTTGTCACGTGACACCACAAGAGGCTAAAAGTTGTGCATTTATGTCCAAAAAATATGATAACAGACAAGAAACCGACTGACTGAATGTAATCCTTGGGAGGCAGTGAAGAGTTTGcctaattttttgtttttaacttaaaggggacatattatgaaaaattgactttgtatacaaatatttgggtCTCAGGattgcctgcccacccatcaagtgtggaattaaacaaccaagtatacctttttgttatctgcctatttatgaaaatgtgttaCTAAGCGAGCCCTTCTGAATTTAATTTACATAAAACTTCCACCACACTGACTTTATCCACCCAACCAGGCCAGCTGAAGAGTCTCCACTTTCAAGCAACACAAGGTCTACAAAGCAGAACTATCATGTCAAAAACCAagaggtaagcagagctgcagtgttagcacagattagcgGCAGCTTCTTAAAAGCGACACATACTTGAATAGTCGGTGCGGTTGTCAAGGTAGGCGATGTCCGGtgcatgcaccacatacactgATCTGCAAAACTGATTTGACAAAATTTTATTTGGTGGCTCGGTCATGAagtaaaaatgccttttttttgttttttcccccttccacTCTGTGACAAGTGGATTTTAACTCAATGCctgccttcccagttaacatgcatatttgacttctaaagctgtcaatggcagtgtaagtgtgctgtaattctttatcgTTTGCATATTTTGACTGAAAAATGTCAGATACCTTTTTTTAGACACCTGGGAGCTTCTTAACattgtgaaataaaaattaataatatgtctcctttaatacTAAAACCTGTTGAATGGTCCTCAAAGCAGTTGTCGTATTTAGTTGAGAGGCAAGTAATTAATGGATTAATAATGTCTTCCTGGTTCAAACATAGAGTTCAAAGGAGTATTTGGgcaacagtaaaaataaaaaatatgtctgaaaatacatttcttttagctatttttagaaaataattttgagagaaaaaaaagtcaaaagaaaagtCTCTCAAAGATGCAGTGTGTGTGGGAATTTTGACACGCattaaaaataaaggtttttgtaatatttttgtttccctATAACTGACTTTTTCTCCCTAAGtgtactatttatttttttcatttcatggtgGCCCGCTGTACAAAAGTGTGGGAAAAGATATAACGAAAGTTCAAAGAAcaagccaaaaaaaagaaaactaaaggTACAAGGAGTGTTAGGGCCAcactaaaaaggaaaaaaatgacttgg
It encodes the following:
- the ezh1 gene encoding LOW QUALITY PROTEIN: histone-lysine N-methyltransferase EZH1 (The sequence of the model RefSeq protein was modified relative to this genomic sequence to represent the inferred CDS: deleted 1 base in 1 codon), which translates into the protein MEVSAAEASTPASVAPAAAPPAPRPQPPLYLGPAHSLLEWRRRVRSEYMRLRQLKRLKKAEEVKAVFVSNRLKIEEQTGIVNEEWSKLRVQPVPLSSSGGPVATKKVCTVESGFPGFKVQAVAMRPLSTVTGIPFMYSWSPLQHNFMVEDETFLHNIPYMGDEVLEQDEAFLEELIDNYDGVHGDRGASPPPLLMSHFLHSTVLTLLRHVPEGGFINDEIFKELVEALSQYSDHEDEEEEEAATAAVTEKKEEERATRRGSAESSEETKAPFIRRKRRSAVELRDPSGSKKIPSNKIFTAIASMFPYKGTTEELKEKYKDLLEPPSPVKLPPLCTPNLDGPFAKSVQREQSLHSFHTLFCRRCFKYDCFLHPFHATPNVYKRKSKEIRMETDPCGADCFLLQKGAKEFVDQNMLRLQRFRKRRKQQQQQRPAGASCPGPSGFAEESKEGESDHETTSSSEGNSRCQTPIKLRPAEDEAEQLACCMAEWSGAEESLFRVLHGTYFNNFCSIARLIGTKNCKEVYAFAVKEALIHRVPLEDGGISPQKKKRKHRLWAKIQLKKDNTSNQVYNYQPCDHPDHPCDSTCPCVITQNFCEKFCQCEHECQNRFPGCRCKTQCNTKQCPCYLAVRECDPDLCMTCGAADHWDSKAVSCKNCSIQRGLKKHLLLAPSDVAGWGTFIKEPVQKNEFISEYCGELISQDEADRRGRIYDKYMSSFLFNLNNDFVVDATRKGNKIRFANHSVNPNCYAKVVMVNGDHRIGIFAKRAIMQGEELFFDYRYSQADALKYVGIEREVDMS